A window of Anomalospiza imberbis isolate Cuckoo-Finch-1a 21T00152 chromosome 4, ASM3175350v1, whole genome shotgun sequence contains these coding sequences:
- the MFSD8 gene encoding major facilitator superfamily domain-containing protein 8 isoform X2: MYLTMFLSSVGFSIVIMSVWPYLQKIDPTADASFLGWIIASYSIGQMVASPLFGLWSNYRPRREPLVISTAISVAANCLYAYVHVPHSHNKYYMLTARALVGFGAGNVAVVRSYIAGATSLTERTSAMANTSACQAVGFILGPVFQTCFTLIGEEGVTWKFLCLQLNMYTAPVLFGAVLGVINIILIFAIFREHRVDDMGRQYKSINSYGEGSDVLDQNTEGSIDHIAVVALNVLFFVILFVFAVFETIATPLTMDMYSWTRKEAVFYNGIILSMIGIESVIVFMVVKTLSKKTGERAVLHAGLLIVLVGFFILLPWGKKLPNIQWQEIKNNSIPRTAPSEMLAPFWSLPELQLPSNHTAEPVGCPVTQSWCLNTPMIYLAQYISSDVLIGLGYPVCNVMSYTLYSKVLGPKPQGVYMGWLTASGSGARILGPVFVSQIYTHLGPRWAFSLICGVVVVSLLLLEIVYKRLIAFSVRYGRMQEENC; this comes from the exons ATGTACCTGACAATGTTTCTCAGTAGTGTAG GATTCTCAATTGTAATTATGTCTGTGTGGCCGTATCTCCAAAAG ATTGATCCGACAGCAGATGCGAGTTTCTTGGGCTGGATTATAGCTTCATACAGCATTGGCCAAATGGTTGCCTCTCCCCTCTTTGGCCTATGGTCCAACTACAGGCCCAGGAGAGAACCTCTGGTCATTTCCACTGCTATTTCAGTAGCTGCTAATTGTCTCTATGCCTACGTCCACGTGCCCCATTCCCACAACAAGTACTACATGCTGACTGCCCGTGCTCTCGTGGGGTTTGGAGCAG gaaatgtgGCTGTAGTTCGATCATATATTGCGGGTGCCACTTCTCTGACAGAAAGAACGAGTGCCATGGCCAATACCAGTGCCTGCCAAGCAGTTGGCTTCATATTAGGCCCAG TTTTTCAGACATGTTTTACACTTATTGGAGAAGAAGGAGTAACGTGGAAATTCCTTTGTCTTCAGCTGAACATGTACACAGCACCAGTTTTATTTGGAGCTGTCTTAGGAGTTATTAATATTATTCTCATCTTTGCCATATTCAG GGAGCATCGAGTGGATGACATGGGACGGCAGTACAAAAGTATCAATTCTTATGGAGAAG GAAGTGATGTTCTGGATCAGAACACAGAAGGAAGCATTGACCACATTGCTGTGGTAGCACTCAACGTTCTCTTCTTTGTCATCCTGTTTGTGTTTGCTGTCTTTGAAAC TATAGCTACTCCACTGACAATGGATATGTACTCCTGGACCAGGAAAGAAGCTGTTTTTTATAATGGAATAATCCTTAGCATGATTGGCATTGAATCAGTTATTGTTTTCATGGTGGTTAAAACACTATCAAAAAA GACTGGTGAGCGTGCCGTACTCCATGCAGGCTTACTGATTGTCTTGGTTGGATTCTTTATCTTACTGCCTTGGGGGAAGAAACTACCAAATATCCAGTGGCAAG aaataaaGAACAACTCCATTCCCAGAACAGCCCCCAGTGAAATGTTAGCGCCTTTCTGGAGTttgccagagctgcagctgccatcAAACCACACAGCAGAACCCGTGGGCTGCCCTGTCACACAGTCCTGGTGCCTGAACACTCCCATGATCTACCTGGCCCAGTACATCAGTTCTGATGTGCTCATAGGCTTGGGCTATCCCGTTTGTAATGTCATGTCCTACACTTTATACTCAAAAGTCCTGGGACCAAAGCCTCAG GGTGTCTACATGGGATGGTTGACTGCCTCTGGAAGTGGAGCACGGATCCTTGGGCCTGTTTTTGTGAGCCAAATCTACACTCACCTGGGGCCACGCTGGGCATTCAGCTTGATCTGTGGAGTAGTTGTAGTCTCTCTCTTACTCTTGGAGATAGTATACAAGAGACtaattgcattttctgtcagaTATGGGAGGATGCAGGAAGAGAATtgttaa
- the MFSD8 gene encoding major facilitator superfamily domain-containing protein 8 isoform X1, with amino-acid sequence MAAAGSAPEARPEGREPLLGSAGAAADEDEDEESRDVVESQEHYKSRWRSIWIMYLTMFLSSVGFSIVIMSVWPYLQKIDPTADASFLGWIIASYSIGQMVASPLFGLWSNYRPRREPLVISTAISVAANCLYAYVHVPHSHNKYYMLTARALVGFGAGNVAVVRSYIAGATSLTERTSAMANTSACQAVGFILGPVFQTCFTLIGEEGVTWKFLCLQLNMYTAPVLFGAVLGVINIILIFAIFREHRVDDMGRQYKSINSYGEGSDVLDQNTEGSIDHIAVVALNVLFFVILFVFAVFETIATPLTMDMYSWTRKEAVFYNGIILSMIGIESVIVFMVVKTLSKKTGERAVLHAGLLIVLVGFFILLPWGKKLPNIQWQEIKNNSIPRTAPSEMLAPFWSLPELQLPSNHTAEPVGCPVTQSWCLNTPMIYLAQYISSDVLIGLGYPVCNVMSYTLYSKVLGPKPQGVYMGWLTASGSGARILGPVFVSQIYTHLGPRWAFSLICGVVVVSLLLLEIVYKRLIAFSVRYGRMQEENC; translated from the exons ATGGCGGCCGCGGGCTCCGCTCCGGAGGCGCGTCCCGAAGGGCGGGAGCCCCTGCTGGGGTCCGCAGGGGCCGCGGCGGATGAGGACGAGGACGAGGAGAGCAG GGATGTTGTGGAATCACAGGAGCATTATAAGAGCAGGTGGCGATCCATCTGGATCATGTACCTGACAATGTTTCTCAGTAGTGTAG GATTCTCAATTGTAATTATGTCTGTGTGGCCGTATCTCCAAAAG ATTGATCCGACAGCAGATGCGAGTTTCTTGGGCTGGATTATAGCTTCATACAGCATTGGCCAAATGGTTGCCTCTCCCCTCTTTGGCCTATGGTCCAACTACAGGCCCAGGAGAGAACCTCTGGTCATTTCCACTGCTATTTCAGTAGCTGCTAATTGTCTCTATGCCTACGTCCACGTGCCCCATTCCCACAACAAGTACTACATGCTGACTGCCCGTGCTCTCGTGGGGTTTGGAGCAG gaaatgtgGCTGTAGTTCGATCATATATTGCGGGTGCCACTTCTCTGACAGAAAGAACGAGTGCCATGGCCAATACCAGTGCCTGCCAAGCAGTTGGCTTCATATTAGGCCCAG TTTTTCAGACATGTTTTACACTTATTGGAGAAGAAGGAGTAACGTGGAAATTCCTTTGTCTTCAGCTGAACATGTACACAGCACCAGTTTTATTTGGAGCTGTCTTAGGAGTTATTAATATTATTCTCATCTTTGCCATATTCAG GGAGCATCGAGTGGATGACATGGGACGGCAGTACAAAAGTATCAATTCTTATGGAGAAG GAAGTGATGTTCTGGATCAGAACACAGAAGGAAGCATTGACCACATTGCTGTGGTAGCACTCAACGTTCTCTTCTTTGTCATCCTGTTTGTGTTTGCTGTCTTTGAAAC TATAGCTACTCCACTGACAATGGATATGTACTCCTGGACCAGGAAAGAAGCTGTTTTTTATAATGGAATAATCCTTAGCATGATTGGCATTGAATCAGTTATTGTTTTCATGGTGGTTAAAACACTATCAAAAAA GACTGGTGAGCGTGCCGTACTCCATGCAGGCTTACTGATTGTCTTGGTTGGATTCTTTATCTTACTGCCTTGGGGGAAGAAACTACCAAATATCCAGTGGCAAG aaataaaGAACAACTCCATTCCCAGAACAGCCCCCAGTGAAATGTTAGCGCCTTTCTGGAGTttgccagagctgcagctgccatcAAACCACACAGCAGAACCCGTGGGCTGCCCTGTCACACAGTCCTGGTGCCTGAACACTCCCATGATCTACCTGGCCCAGTACATCAGTTCTGATGTGCTCATAGGCTTGGGCTATCCCGTTTGTAATGTCATGTCCTACACTTTATACTCAAAAGTCCTGGGACCAAAGCCTCAG GGTGTCTACATGGGATGGTTGACTGCCTCTGGAAGTGGAGCACGGATCCTTGGGCCTGTTTTTGTGAGCCAAATCTACACTCACCTGGGGCCACGCTGGGCATTCAGCTTGATCTGTGGAGTAGTTGTAGTCTCTCTCTTACTCTTGGAGATAGTATACAAGAGACtaattgcattttctgtcagaTATGGGAGGATGCAGGAAGAGAATtgttaa